CGGGCGGGCAACGGCAGATGGTGGCGCTGGCGCGGGCGCTGCTGCCTCGGCCCAAGGTGCTGCTGCTGGATGAACCGACCTCTTCCATGGATCAGCAGGCGGAGCGGCGGTTCATCGACCGGTTGCGGAGCGCGCTGGACGCGCACCCGATGACCTTGGTGGTGGCCACGCATCGGATGGGCCTGTTGGAGTTGACCGACCGGGTGGTGCTGATGCAGGCGGGCAAGGTGCAGATGGACGGGCCGAAGGCGGATATCCTCGCCACGCTCAAGGGCGGGACGTCATGAACGCGCGAGATTGGCAGCTGGAGGAGTTCGCCATCGGCGCGGAAGCGTCACGCATGGCCCGGCCCCGGCGCGGGCTGACCGCGATCCTCTTGCTGATCATGGCGCTGGCGGGGGTCGGGCTGGTCTGGGCCGGTTGGGCCACGATCGAAGAGGTTTCGCGCGCCGACGGACGGGTGGTGCCCTCGGGCAGCGCGCGGGGGGTCGAGACCCTGGAAGGCGGGATCGTCGCCGAAATCCTCGTGGCCGAGGGCGACCGGGTGGATGCAGGGCAGGAACTGGTGCGGATCGACGACACCGGCGCATCGGCCGATCTGGGCGAGCTTGCTGCCCGGCGCGCCGCCTTGCGCGCCCGCGCCCTGCGCCTGGAGGCCGAGTTGGGCGATGCGGCGGCGGTGGATTTCGCACCAGCGGGATTGGCGGCGGATGACCCCCTGGCGCTGCGCGAGCGGGCGCTTTTCGACAGTCGGCGGGCGTCCTATGTCAGCCAACGCGCGGTACTGGAGGCGCAGGTTCTGCAGCGCCGACAGGAGATTACCGAACTGACCAACGGGCTGGCGCGCAGCGACGAAAGCCTTGCGCTGCTCGACGAAGAGATCGCGATCCGCGAGAATTCGGGCGTCATTCCGCGGGCGCAGATCATTCCGGTCGAGCGGGAGCGGACCGGCATGCGGTCCGAGCGTGACCGTCTGGACAGCCGTCGCGCCCAGGCAGAGGCCGCCTTGATGGAGGCGGAGGCACGACTTACGGAGCTGGACCTGCTGCGCCGGGCCGAGATCAACGCGGAGCGGAGCCAGACGCTGAACGATCTGGCGATCATCCTCGAATCGATCCGCCGGGCGGAAGACGTGGTGACCCGCGCGGCCCTGCGCGCGCCGGTGACCGGGGTCGTCTCGGCGCTGAATGTCAGCAGTCAGGGCGAGGTCGTCACGCCCGGCGAGGAAGTGTTGCGGATCGTGCCCGAAGGCACCGGACTGGAGATCGAGGCGCGGTTGCGGCCCGAGGACATTGCCTTCGTGCGCCCGGGCCTGCCGGCCAAGGTCAAGATCACCGCCTTCGATTTCACCATCTACGGTGCCCTGCCGGGCCATGTGGTGCGCGTGGGTGCCGATGCCGAACAGGACGACAGCACCGGCGAGACCTTCTTTCCGATCATCATCCAGACCGAAGAGACCCAGCTGACCCGCGGTCAGGAGGTGCTGGAAATCCGGCCCGGCATGGTCGCCAGCGTCGATATCCTGACCGGGGAGCGCACGGTGCTCGACTACTTGCTCAAGCCATTCCGCAAGGCCCGGGCGGAGGCCTTGCGCGAGCGCTGACGCTTCAGATCACGGCCGTTGTCTGGGCGCCGCTGGCATTTTCGAAGACAACTTCGACGCTGGCGGGAATGCCGCCGCCCGCCGCCGTGATCTGCG
The Dinoroseobacter shibae DFL 12 = DSM 16493 genome window above contains:
- a CDS encoding HlyD family type I secretion periplasmic adaptor subunit is translated as MNARDWQLEEFAIGAEASRMARPRRGLTAILLLIMALAGVGLVWAGWATIEEVSRADGRVVPSGSARGVETLEGGIVAEILVAEGDRVDAGQELVRIDDTGASADLGELAARRAALRARALRLEAELGDAAAVDFAPAGLAADDPLALRERALFDSRRASYVSQRAVLEAQVLQRRQEITELTNGLARSDESLALLDEEIAIRENSGVIPRAQIIPVERERTGMRSERDRLDSRRAQAEAALMEAEARLTELDLLRRAEINAERSQTLNDLAIILESIRRAEDVVTRAALRAPVTGVVSALNVSSQGEVVTPGEEVLRIVPEGTGLEIEARLRPEDIAFVRPGLPAKVKITAFDFTIYGALPGHVVRVGADAEQDDSTGETFFPIIIQTEETQLTRGQEVLEIRPGMVASVDILTGERTVLDYLLKPFRKARAEALRER